The sequence GTTGGTGGCTTCAAGTAACATTTGCAAAGGAAATTGTTCCATGGGCACACCATTTCCCAAACTAACCAAATGGCTCAATCGCTTCTCTAGAACCGGTGGTGCTTGCTGTTGATGTGGGCTTGGAACATTTTCAGGTGTAGTTCCTGGCTCGTCCAAGCGGCCCGAGTCATGAACTCGGCGACATCCTCTATCCTTGCAATATTTGtacaaaaagaaacaacaaactAGTATCAGAGCCGAGGATCCCACACACCCCACTACTAAGAAAGCCACCATTTTTTTGTTCCAACCACTGGTATGATGGGAGGATTGTGGTGGCGGAGCTAATGGTGGTGGTGAAGGAGAGGTTTCTCCCTCACAAGGCTTGCATATATATACTCCCTGACCACAAATGGCGGAAGACAAGTCCAATATACCGCATGAGCATTTACTATTACATGGCCCTGGCACAACTTTGTCAAACACCATTAATTTTGAGTCAAGAACTTCATTACCCCAACAGTACAAAGAATAATTTGCTTTCACAACTCCACAGAAAACACTGCGCTTTGCTTCAATGGTGACGAAATAAGTCCCTTGCAAACGTTCTGGCAGGCTGAAATTATTTTCCCCCCAGCAGACAACTGTTTCATTATGCCATAGAGCACAACTACGGTTTTCTCCTAAAGCCAATGATATGAACTTTCCCTGTGGTTTCTCACCCACCATCTCTCCCCAGCAATCCAAACTATTGTTTTCAGAGATAGCACAAGCATGCCTAAATCCGGCAGAGACCACAGAGTAATTCCCACGAGGCTCTCCGCCGACAACATTAGCATTATTTCCAACGCAGGTAATATTTCCAATTGCTGATAACCCACATACAAAATTCTCACCCACAGCAACACTTGAAAAGTTATGATCCCTGCTTGGACGAAAGTCACGAAATCTTTGCCACGGCCAGCACTCAAGCTGGTCGGTACCATTTACAAGGCCACAAATGCGAGAATTCCCAGCATCAAGATCTTTGATAGCTGCAGGGCCACCATAGATACGCTTGTAGGACGTTATAGTTCCATTGGTAGAGAATCTCCAGCAAACCAtaattgaagaagatggtgaaattAACCCACAAAGAAATCCGTATCCAGCTACTATCCCAGAAAATGATGTATTGGGATTCACAGGAATTTGGATTCCTTGAGGGAAACTTGTACAGTTTAGGACAAAAGCTTGTTGGTGAGGGGGCTTAATTAAAGCACAGATTAGTGTTTGATTAGCAGTCTCTGAAATGGCTACAGTGGATAGTGAATGAACAAATGGAATACAAGAAAAGAAGGATAagcatataataaaaaagagtagGAGATGGGAGTTATTAGCCATAGAAATAATTTGTAGGATTTGATAATAATATCATGTtgagatgagaaagaagaaggtGAAATGGGAAATGAGTTCTGGCCAGTTTTAAGACTGTGTAAGTTCCACAAAAGGGCCAAAGAGAAGGAAAACGCGGTTCAAGAGTGTTTTGGGAGGACCAAAGACCGAGTCCTTTGAATCGTTCTATTTTATAAAAGTGGGAGCGTGTAGTCAAGACTTAAGCTCTGAAAGCTACACACACTGCTAATCCTGACCCCTGCCATTCATTCAAAACTCGTTCAAGGCACTTCCAAAACGTAGGCCGTGTCACTAGAACATAATTGATGACGTATTTCATTTTTTGGGacaaaaaaatcactttctaTCCATAtattaatgggtttttttttttttttttttggtattttttgtcACTGTGTTTTCTCCAGTTTCAATTTTGGGTTCCTTTTTAGACtcttttttatgttctttagtGTCAGCATATTTGGTATATTAAATGAAGATTATGATAGAAATGGTAATGTTTATTATTGCTAATAAAAGATTTTGTGATGTAATAACCAATAATATGTTTGGTTGTAAAGTtagaataaaattaattgttatatGTGTATGAAAAGTTTTGCATTTGAAAAGATAGATTATTTGTTtatgacttttttatttttataattgtcaAGCGCATATTAaaagtttttgcttttttttttttgagaaggaaatgtttttgcatttggAAAGAGATCTAAGATTATTtgtgtatagttttttttaaaaaataattgttatatGCATATAGAAACTTTGTATTTatagaaatatttaatatttgaagTTATTATACCtaataaggaataactattacaacacttttaatgaaaaataactATTCCTCAATTTAAATTATTGCTGTTACTAACACTTCATTTGTTTTgacattaacatttttttaaaaatgagtcatttaaaaaaaaaaaaaaagtattttgttttgaaaactatttagttttcctatatttggtaatattttttgaaaaaatgagtCTATATTTGGtagcatttttaaaaatgagatacATATTACCTCTTAATTTCCTCTATTTAACGTGGCATGAGATAGagatatttttctaaaaaattttagcagAAAGCAAtctctaaaaaataagttatatttttaataagatcTTTTGTtaaccaaagatagttttccttgGACATTTTTTTaagctaccaaaaaaaaaaaaaaaaaaccataaaactaTCTTCACAAAGGTTTTCCATGAAAACAAATGAAGCGTAAGTAATAACTATTCCCAGTAATGAAGATGTAACAAATAACCTAAACACTGAATAGCTATTCAACATgaataattgtaaggacacgattcgtaacgaaccatAACAGTTGGGCTCGCCCGTAAAAAggcctaaacaatatcatttgtagagcgtgggtttgaaaggctaggccttggtcaccaggcggtgggttttttgtgatatccatacatggttaaattgtcttcgcccctggagtctttctcctggaggcgggctgggaggctctggtttttggccatttttcccagcccccttttTGGTGCACtaacctttacattatatagtccttcttggttgatcctatccctccacttgttggtcaggcaggtgcttacttctgtacctgtcccatcagctgtcccctcttacttttctgtttagtcgcgaggatcgaagttacaccgtccaagcgtcttttctcattaacatgatcagGACGTTGGCCGGTGTATTTAATGCTGGGGGGGGGGGAacgtattttccttgaacctATTTCGCACCGTACCTCCATGTGGgccctattccactcacatccccttcaggggactatttggggatagccttcactgagacgttgctcttctcatcaaagccttggagtgccgaggacagggtcgtcctcagctgttccccttAACTCCTCGGCCTTTGGTCACTCGTCCTCGGCAtactacctcctcggcacgagCCTTGAGCTcggatagagcgtgggccgggTTATAAGCCTCCcggccctacaatagcccctcaaaatcctgctatctgACTCCTTGGACGGATAGgcgggttttgatgacatcacaCATCTGCCAACGCCTGTCCATCCTtatcacctatcggttcccgagacttCTATCTGCCCTAGATACGTTCCTAGAGCCCTTGGAAGGCAAAATGTGGCCTTATTAAATACGGGCGGTTTTGTGTTTCCCACGTTCTACAGTATGATGAAGATCGAACGGTCGTGATCCCTTggtctttatgggcgggaaaatttgtgcagtttaccctagaaagtataagagattttttGGAACGAATCCGTCccttcagttttgcacttaagagttctagcgcgtatattctgggttcatctgagttttcatccaaattcaagtctatctccagcacaaaaagcctatccgaagcacctttcctcttttatgtaagttccctacctccattaactcgtgctttttcttttctgggtttgtttttcgTTGATTCCCTTTCCTCTCCCATCACGGGTTGGTTTTGTTTAGTAAATCATAGAGATGGCTAAACtgagactgaggaaattagtagatactgaagaggcgatgaataagttcatcgtcgATTATAGGATTCCTCCCAATGTAAGTCTGAggcattgtaagatgggggagtggcatTATAAGAGGGAAACGGGTGCGGTAGTAATTCCcatcctcgcctttgtagaggggggcatgagaatccctatggggctggtaacgaggggttacctcaggcacttccgATTAGCCCCCACTCAGTGCGCTGGCAACATTTTTAAGATTCTGGGTTGCGTGGACGCTCTAAACgagaagatggggttaagactgacccacgatgatgtgaactggtgctataatctccaaaaGTTGAAGGGGAAAACCTTTTACATGAAGTCAAGGGACGAAAGGGTTCGATTAATCCAAtgcctccctgactccaacaagggTTTAAACAAGGATTTTCTTATCGTCTCTggtgaatggcacgatggcAATCCGTGCCCCATAgcagaaggagaaccaggtggggtaatGGGAATGGAAGGGCGATGAGCCTTAACGCCACTCTAATCTGATGTTGTTtggtaactaaccatgcatgcgtgttttttttttgtagatccAAACGCCTACCaacggcattttcacttagtcaaccgGCGGACTTGGAGACCGTCTTACAAACGGCAGTTTTCATAAATGACGGGGATGATCAAGTCcgagcagctcacaaaatactagggtatcctcctgttcagaagtcatttgcggaCGCAAGGCACGTGATCAGTGCCAACCGTCCTTAGTTTCCAAAAATTACCATGGTTGAgacaggatttttaatctcccagGAACCAGCTGTCCCCGAGAACATCCCACAGGTGGGCCCCTCCTCGTCTCATCAAGTAGCAGAGGACAAAGGCGAGCTAGATCGGCCCGaggaaggttttggggtatttgacctagcCCTCCAAACCGAGAATCCTTCTGGTGACATAGGTGACCCaaccttgtccgaggcggaattgtcgtcagtaggcacctcttctcaagccgaaatgggactcaagagaaagcccctgaccccccttctccaactcctcgagggccaacctgggaaggatacGCAGGGAACGCCACAACCCGATGCTCCTTCCCCACCACCTTGGCCTCAGATTATCCAGACCAGGTCATCTTCCACCAAGTCACAACCACAATCCCCCCGCCCCGAACTTCCTGCTTCCTTCCAACCAGCTCGGCCTCCTCGACCTGAAGGCactgattcaaagagaaagaggagccccaagggcaaggaagtCACGGACGGGGGAAAATCCTAACCttctaaggagaaggatgaggctCCGCGCACTAAACAACTGAAGATTGGATACCAGAGCAAAGGCAAAGAAACTGAAGTCCAATCctctcaaggcaagggaaaggggattAAGGCCCAGTCCTTACCGagtgcctggcttcctgccccaatgcttcacgggggtccgcTATTGGAAACTGCATCCATGAGGGACCCtggagacggcgagggtggctacgtggcaGATGcactagggagaaccatgctactccCTACTGACATGGATGGTCTGAGAAAAATGAGGATGTaggaggtcttcctcagtactaagaggtacttgggcatggtaaggtttcttgaaacctaaaactttattaattctCGCCCCTGGTCCATTATTAACTATGCGTTGACTTCCCTTACcaggctctccaggccacccataggatggaggaagaggtgaacaataagagtaaggcggccgagaatGAACGCACCAAGCGCATAACGACCTcgaagactctccaagcctctGAGGATGAACTCACCAAGGTCAAGGCTGACCTAACAGCTGCTATTCGCGAAAGGGATAGCGCCTCATCGGGCCTAGCTAGCACTcaaaaacaggccaaggaccaaacaAAGCATCtacttgaagccgaggatcagttgCGAATAGCCAAAGATCTTATCGAGGGTTTAAATAAGAAGCTGGCCGCGGCTGAGCATGACAAAGGGGTGGCGgaatatgcccgtgatgaaACCCTAAGGGCCAAGCaggaggctgagtttgccagaAATGAGGCAGAGGTTACAAAGGAAACGGCCGAGGATGATGGTTATAATGCGGGGgtggctgaaacccaagccacccttaaagcccagattcctggagtatgcaggttttattgctcccaggtttgggaagaggcattGAAGCGAGCTAGGGTGGATGCTTCATCTAATCTGTGGAAGGTAgagaacatattctaccctacAGCCATCCGCGAGGCCACCTCCTCCAGCTCCGTGGCTACGGGTGATCAACCCGAGGAAGGAGTCACTCAGTCGGAAGACTTACAGGTCAGCGGCTCTCCTGGCAAGATACTCAAAGAGGGAAAATTTCAGGATGTGATAGAAACATCTCAGCATACGGATCCTGAGGCATCTAAAGAGGTTGTTGAGCCTGTGGTTGGCTCTCAGATGTCTAGTGCTGAGGAGCCAGCCACACTTGCCCAGCCCTCACAGACGATTCCCATTGCTGTGGTCCCCCAGAGTACCGATACtgaccctgttcagccttccccagaagggactaTCCTCCAGGGCGCCAAAGTTGATTCCGCTTCGCCTTCCCAGGACGTGGCCGacgcaaaactaaaaaaatagaacccCTGGCTAGGCTCTGTACTTGTTTTCAGTTTAACAATTAACCtgtctctttttcattttgaaaactttgtaatcTATTGGTAGTTTGAACCTGttgaatatgtatatatgaaatctttttcttcctttttccttctagTTACTTGTTAGTTGCCCTTGTCAATACTTACTATTGTTTATGAATTCTGAACTAATTTATCTTAATATGTTTGAATATTTGCGCATGCGATACATTTTAACATCATgtttcaaaaccctagcttaCCTGCACCCGTAGAGCCTCGGATTCATTTCTAACCCTTATTCAACGAAGACATAGGCACCATTTTAGATGTCATGCGTAGTAGCTAAGTCCTGCTTAGAGCCCAGGTTTCTttaaagtaattggtttccccataggtttgaatccgaggaccatacaataccttggttctgtcgaaaactcagttttctcatccaagtagttggtttccccataggtttgagtccgaggaccatacaataccttggttctgtccaaaactcagttttctcatccaagtagttgatttcccataggtttgagtccgaggaccatacaataccttggttctgtccaaaacccagttttctcatctaagtagttggttggtccccataggtttgagtccgaggaccatacaataccttggttctgtccaaaactcagttttctcatctaagtagtttttcatctaagtagttggtttccccataggtttgagtccgaggaccatacaataccttggttctgtccaaaactcagttttctcatctaagtagtttttcatctaagtagttggtttccccataggtttgagtccgaggaccatacaataccttggttctgtccaaaactcagttttctcatctaagtagttggtttccccatagtttgagtccgaggaccatacaataccttggttctgtccaaaactcaattttctcatctaagtagtttttcatctaagtagttggtttccccataggtttgagtccgaggaccatacaataccttggttctgtccaaaactcagttttctcatctaagtagttggtttccccataggtttgagtccgaggaccatacaataccttggttctgtccaaaactcagttttctcatctaagtagtttttcatctaagtagttggtttcctcataggtttgagtccaaggaccatacaataccttggttttgtccaaaactcagttttctcatccaagtagttggtttccccataggtttgagtccgaggaccatacaataccttggttctgtccaaaactcagttttttggcgtgggaccttggctttaggggaattagctcctcggccaagcccctagaaccatccatgcGATTGACGCTACtgagcgtagcccctagtcaagaatcatagcccctagcggaactttacactagaactctataaccaactgttagaaatgacaaaggaactctctcgacctaccgcctatgccaacacacaagccttccccacagacgacgccaattgtaaggacacgattcgtaacgaaccatAACAGTGTTGGGCTCAcccgtaaaaaggcccaaacaatatcatttatagagcgtgggtttgaaaggttaggccttggtcaccaggcggtgggtttttcgtgatatccatacatggttaagttgtcttcgcccctgaagtctttctcctggaggagggctgggaggctctggtttttggccatttttcccagcccccttttTGGCGCACtaacctttacattatatagtctttcttggttgatcctatccctccacttgttggtcaggcaggtgcttacttctgtacctgtcccatcaactgtcccctcttacttttctgtttagtcgcgaggatcgaagttacaccgtccaagcgtcttttctcattaacatgatcagGACGTTGgccagtgcatttaatgcggggggggggggaacgtattttccttgaacctATTTCGTACCGTACCTCCATGTGGgccctattccactcacatccccttcaggggactATTTGGGGATAGCCTTCACTGAGACGTTGGTCTTCTCATCAAAGTcgtggaatgccgaggacagggtcgtccTCAGTTGTTCCCCTTAACTCCTCGGCCTTTGGtcactcgtcctcggcacactacctcctcggcacgggccctgagcccggatagagcgtgggccgggTCATAAGCTTCCCGGCCCTACAATAATCATTCCATTATAGAATCTATTACAACACACATAATATGCCCTTACTAAATTAGATGATGTAGTTAATTGATTACTAACATGaccatttgaaattttaaaagttaggacatgtttggtagattgtaataaatactgtaatgtaatagttattcctatgattTAATTATCTGGTAGTTTTACTATGTTTTTATTATCGGAAATAATCATTTCTtatgaataactattttttaaaatggggAATACTATTCCTCTCTAAAAtggttgtaatatttattctttaataGGTGtaataattcttaaaataaatatatttcaaatatacaaactttccatatacacaTAACAATTACTCTCTCCGTACCAAATTGTTGgttctctattccattttggatTCCAAAATGAAGTCCTttttccaaaattaataaaaaaaattcttatcttaccctttactttatttaaaaagtcaacATCATTATTTCtctatagtttaaaataatagtgGTAGTTTTGGAAATTTGTACATTTTTACTTGATAGATAATGTTTTATATGATATTCGcttaaaaaattggtttttctaCATAGTACCAATACTTTGGGACAGAGGGagcataaaactaaaaaaaaatcataaaaaaatagcatCTCTCTCACAATGACGACTTTATGAAATCTATTTAGAGTGgttattaagaaacttaaattatacaaaatttaataaaaagaaaatttgaatatatcgacatcacaaaaaaaaattgcaaatatatGATGTtatacaatttccttctacaaataaaattaaaaagcaaaaaagagacTAATGAGAATGCTAAGATGTGAGTAATAAATAGAGAAAGAGCCCAAAATGATggtagagaaaagaaaaatggagaaagtaagagagagCAATGAATGATACATGTGATTGCGAGCTAATTAAGCCACTGAGAAGTAGAGCTCTCGACATCACCAATGAGAACgagttttgaatttgaattattaggagtttttatattttgtttttgattgagcttttgttaaatattttgttcatttgttattatttggtttaatcttgtttttttatgctcatttattattattattatttgaacttttatttatgattttatttacaTAGTGGGTTAATCCCACATTAAAGAATGAGTGTAAATTAAAGAGGTTTAAAACTTGTACTGTATATTCAAAAGTTAGGTCATTTTGGATATAGAtcactgtaagtttctttaaaaccttATTCCCTCTCTCCATGtatgtgttaaaatatttagtattctctaaaaaaaaaaattactttagtGATAAGTTCAACAAGCTGCCgttgaattaatatatattattctataATATTTGTCTGTCTCATTCTATGGTTTTTTATAACTTCTCTGCAATTGCCTTATTAATATAATCAATCACATAATTGAGTGTTCTCACTTCTTTACACCAAAATACAAGTGTGAGTTCGCTGAGACTTGAGAATCGATTTACGTAAGCGCAAATGGCAATACCGGTGACTATTCTAAGTTTCTAACCCCGTTACATACTTCTACAGTATAATGGGAAGTGCAACACAAATTTATAGTACTTATCATCATAGGCGGAAtgaattatatgatttattattcagctaaataaataaataa is a genomic window of Quercus lobata isolate SW786 chromosome 2, ValleyOak3.0 Primary Assembly, whole genome shotgun sequence containing:
- the LOC115975030 gene encoding serine/threonine-protein kinase-like protein CCR4; this translates as MANNSHLLLFFIICLSFFSCIPFVHSLSTVAISETANQTLICALIKPPHQQAFVLNCTSFPQGIQIPVNPNTSFSGIVAGYGFLCGLISPSSSIMVCWRFSTNGTITSYKRIYGGPAAIKDLDAGNSRICGLVNGTDQLECWPWQRFRDFRPSRDHNFSSVAVGENFVCGLSAIGNITCVGNNANVVGGEPRGNYSVVSAGFRHACAISENNSLDCWGEMVGEKPQGKFISLALGENRSCALWHNETVVCWGENNFSLPERLQGTYFVTIEAKRSVFCGVVKANYSLYCWGNEVLDSKLMVFDKVVPGPCNSKCSCGILDLSSAICGQGVYICKPCEGETSPSPPPLAPPPQSSHHTSGWNKKMVAFLVVGCVGSSALILVCCFFLYKYCKDRGCRRVHDSGRLDEPGTTPENVPSPHQQQAPPVLEKRLSHLVSLGNGVPMEQFPLQMLLEATNNFSEDHKIGTGSFGSVYRATLDDGREVAIKRAEISTSTPYVNKREEDNDNAFINELEALSRLNHKNLVRLLGFCEDSNERVLVYEYMKNGTLNDHLHKLQGTPLMSWAARIKVALDAARGIEYLHVYAVPPIIHRDIKSSNILLDDTWNAKVSDFGLSLMAPVDEESHLSLLGAGTVGYMDPEYYRLQQLTTKSDVYSFGVVLLEMLSGYKAIHRNENGVPRNVVDFVVPYIAQDEIHRVLDPKVPPPTPFEIEAVAYVGYLAMDCVNLEGRDRPSMTEIVNNLKRALDACLTHPKLSRSSTESST